In Buchnera aphidicola (Lipaphis pseudobrassicae), a genomic segment contains:
- the ung gene encoding uracil-DNA glycosylase: MQTQFSWKNILSQEKKKYFINMMEFLKKERLKKIICPHKKDVFRAFLLTSFNDIKVVILGQDPYYSYNQAHGLSFSVPYGCTIPPSLKNIYKELNDDFKKKYTFNHGCLDNWAHQGVFLLNTCLTVESKKPKSHSNIGWNIFTDKVISSINFYKNSIIFLLWGNDAQKKSHLINTKCHYVLKAPHPSPLSAYRGFFGCKHFSLTNKILVRNNKKPINWFMI; encoded by the coding sequence ATGCAAACTCAATTTTCTTGGAAAAATATTTTATCTCAAGAAAAAAAAAAATATTTTATTAATATGATGGAATTTCTTAAAAAAGAACGTTTAAAAAAAATTATTTGTCCACATAAAAAAGATGTTTTTAGAGCTTTTTTATTAACTAGTTTCAATGATATTAAAGTTGTTATTCTTGGACAAGATCCATATTATTCTTATAATCAAGCACATGGTTTATCATTTTCTGTTCCTTATGGTTGTACTATACCACCTTCTTTAAAGAATATATATAAAGAGTTAAATGATGACTTTAAAAAAAAATATACATTTAATCATGGATGTCTTGATAATTGGGCCCATCAAGGTGTTTTTTTATTAAATACATGTTTGACTGTTGAATCAAAAAAACCAAAATCACATAGTAATATAGGTTGGAATATTTTCACTGATAAGGTAATTTCTTCAATTAATTTCTATAAAAATTCTATTATATTTTTGCTTTGGGGAAATGATGCACAAAAAAAATCACATTTAATTAACACTAAATGTCATTATGTTTTAAAAGCACCTCATCCTTCTCCATTATCAGCTTATCGTGGATTTTTTGGTTGCAAACATTTTTCTTTAACTAATAAGATATTAGTTAGAAATAATAAAAAACCAATTAATTGGTTCATGATTTAA
- the grxD gene encoding Grx4 family monothiol glutaredoxin has translation MNIIQKIEKQIKDNIIIIYMKGTPQSPSCGFSAQAVQALSSCGEKFAYVDVLENIDIRNELPKYANWPTFPQLWVDGELVGGCSIILDMLENGTLKKLISDAIKKHTK, from the coding sequence ATGAATATTATTCAAAAAATAGAAAAGCAAATTAAAGATAATATTATTATAATTTACATGAAAGGAACGCCTCAATCACCTAGTTGTGGATTTTCTGCACAAGCTGTTCAAGCTTTATCATCTTGTGGAGAAAAATTTGCTTATGTAGATGTTTTAGAAAATATAGATATTAGAAATGAATTACCAAAATATGCAAATTGGCCAACATTTCCCCAGTTATGGGTAGACGGTGAATTAGTTGGTGGATGTAGTATTATACTTGACATGTTGGAAAATGGTACTTTAAAAAAATTAATATCAGATGCAATAAAAAAACATACAAAATAA
- the nadK gene encoding NAD(+) kinase, whose translation MKQYFTCIGIVGYPRHASALITHKILYKWLIKNGYKVFIESTVARTLKIHNANTATLMQIGKFCDLAIIIGGDGNLLCAARVLSVYNIKIIGINRGNLGFLTDLNPDTGLEKLSEVLSGHYLLENRFLLDVQVSKKKVVSRSSIAINEVVLHTKHLAHMIEFEVYINNKFSFAQRADGLIVSTPTGSTGYSLSAGGPIIATSLNAIVLVPMFPHTLSARPLVIDSDSIICLKFSKVETNLKISCDSQIVLTIKKGECVFIRRSSFYLNLIHPKSYNYFHTLTSKLNWSKKFF comes from the coding sequence ATGAAGCAATATTTCACTTGTATTGGTATTGTTGGATATCCACGTCATGCAAGTGCATTAATAACACATAAGATACTCTATAAGTGGTTGATAAAAAATGGTTATAAAGTTTTTATTGAATCTACTGTTGCAAGAACATTAAAAATACATAACGCTAATACAGCTACATTGATGCAAATTGGTAAATTTTGTGATTTAGCAATTATTATAGGAGGAGATGGTAATCTATTATGTGCAGCACGGGTTTTATCAGTTTATAATATTAAAATTATTGGGATTAACCGAGGAAATTTAGGTTTTCTTACTGATTTAAACCCTGATACTGGATTAGAAAAATTATCAGAAGTTTTATCTGGTCATTATTTATTAGAAAACCGTTTTTTATTAGATGTACAAGTATCTAAAAAAAAAGTTGTTTCTAGATCTAGTATAGCGATTAATGAAGTAGTTTTACATACAAAACATTTAGCTCATATGATAGAATTTGAAGTTTATATTAATAATAAATTTTCTTTTGCTCAACGAGCAGATGGATTAATTGTTTCAACTCCAACAGGTTCTACTGGTTATTCACTTTCAGCAGGCGGTCCTATTATAGCAACATCTTTAAATGCTATTGTTTTAGTACCAATGTTTCCACATACACTATCAGCTCGTCCCTTAGTAATTGATAGCGATAGTATTATTTGTTTAAAATTTTCTAAAGTAGAAACAAACTTAAAAATCAGTTGTGATAGTCAAATTGTTTTAACAATTAAAAAAGGTGAATGTGTATTTATTCGTAGAAGTAGTTTTTATTTAAATCTAATTCATCCTAAAAGTTATAATTATTTTCATACGTTGACATCTAAGTTAAATTGGTCTAAAAAATTTTTTTAA
- a CDS encoding outer membrane protein assembly factor BamE gives MNNYIKILLIVIFFPSCSSLNKQNHDFNHIETICLNQSLLNKNYIGMTKEEIIYLFDNPVLSDSFQDVYHYCFVNKKFGKSFQKKMLNLYFKDNKVIRFNFT, from the coding sequence ATGAATAATTATATAAAAATACTATTGATAGTCATTTTTTTTCCTAGTTGTTCATCATTAAATAAACAAAATCATGATTTTAATCATATTGAAACAATATGTTTAAATCAAAGTTTATTGAATAAAAACTATATTGGTATGACGAAAGAAGAAATTATTTATTTATTTGATAATCCAGTTTTATCTGATTCTTTTCAGGATGTCTATCATTATTGTTTTGTTAATAAAAAATTTGGAAAAAGTTTTCAAAAAAAAATGTTAAATTTATATTTTAAAGATAATAAAGTAATTAGATTTAATTTTACATAA
- a CDS encoding DUF2076 domain-containing protein produces the protein MKDEEKNLIENLFHRLKTTELNSFERDNSADKLIQQLVKKQPSSSYYMAQTILIQETAIKKMSEKIEELKKKIKILKTEESNKKPSFLSNFFKTNPTSQTLSHDNNVWKNKENHLQSHYSNPSMSSPTMQSSPIATNNRSGFLSNALQTATGVAGGMILGNMLMNVFNHSQPEQEVFDTINNNDTFSQNHNNNSTPDINHDNLVDYEENEHQVNGSTSNLDVSNDNYQVEDEDIDHDDDHFI, from the coding sequence ATGAAAGATGAAGAAAAAAATTTAATAGAAAATTTGTTTCATCGTTTAAAAACGACTGAACTAAATTCTTTTGAAAGAGATAATTCAGCTGATAAATTAATTCAACAATTAGTAAAAAAACAACCATCTTCCTCTTATTATATGGCTCAAACAATATTGATACAAGAAACAGCCATAAAAAAAATGAGTGAAAAAATTGAAGAATTAAAGAAAAAAATCAAAATATTAAAAACAGAAGAATCTAATAAAAAACCAAGTTTCTTATCAAATTTTTTTAAAACAAATCCTACTTCTCAAACATTATCTCATGATAATAATGTATGGAAAAACAAAGAAAATCATTTGCAATCTCATTATTCTAATCCATCTATGTCTTCTCCTACAATGCAATCTAGCCCTATAGCAACTAATAATAGGAGCGGTTTTCTTAGTAATGCATTACAGACAGCAACAGGTGTTGCTGGTGGTATGATTTTAGGAAATATGTTAATGAATGTATTCAATCATTCTCAACCAGAACAAGAGGTATTTGATACTATCAATAATAATGATACATTTTCGCAAAATCATAACAATAATAGTACACCAGATATTAATCATGATAATTTAGTTGATTATGAAGAAAATGAACATCAAGTTAATGGAAGTACATCTAACTTAGATGTTTCAAATGATAACTATCAAGTAGAGGATGAAGATATTGATCATGATGATGATCATTTTATTTAA
- a CDS encoding redoxin domain-containing protein, whose protein sequence is MILVTQNAPNFIAPAILKNNEIVEEFDLKKYSNGKALVLFFWPMDFTFVCPSEIIEFNKTYLDFKKRNTKIVGVSIDSIFVHQAWKNTLPKNGGIGKISFPIVSDIKRNIQKSYGVEHPVLGVALRASFLIDSNWIIRHQVVNDLPFGRNIKEMIRMIDAMEFYNKNGDVCPANWEKGQNGMQPSIEGVSKYLSKKY, encoded by the coding sequence ATGATTTTAGTAACACAAAACGCACCGAATTTTATAGCTCCTGCAATTTTAAAAAACAATGAAATCGTCGAAGAGTTTGATCTTAAAAAATATTCTAATGGAAAAGCATTGGTATTGTTTTTCTGGCCTATGGATTTTACCTTTGTTTGTCCATCTGAAATAATAGAATTTAATAAAACTTATCTAGATTTTAAAAAAAGAAATACAAAAATTGTTGGTGTTTCGATTGATAGCATTTTTGTTCATCAAGCATGGAAAAATACATTACCTAAAAACGGAGGTATTGGGAAAATAAGTTTTCCTATAGTATCTGATATCAAACGTAATATACAGAAATCTTATGGTGTTGAACATCCAGTTCTTGGAGTAGCGTTAAGAGCATCTTTTTTAATCGATTCAAATTGGATTATACGTCATCAAGTTGTTAATGATCTTCCATTTGGAAGAAATATAAAAGAGATGATAAGAATGATCGATGCCATGGAATTTTATAATAAAAATGGTGATGTCTGTCCCGCCAATTGGGAAAAAGGTCAAAATGGAATGCAACCCTCTATTGAAGGAGTATCAAAATATTTAAGTAAAAAATATTAA
- the grpE gene encoding nucleotide exchange factor GrpE gives MDNQEKKLNNEDIEKKEENIEDINKKIDSLKLQISESKKQINDIELRKLANIENIKKSTIEKIKIIKKIQTEQFLKQIIPIIDSLEDALTVSKKLNSNNTVLIEGIKLTLQSFLDTLNKLDVTIEGKEEELFDSNLHDAITIEKSNTIPPNHIISVKKKGFMLKKKLLRKAQVIVSKE, from the coding sequence ATGGATAATCAAGAAAAAAAATTAAATAATGAAGATATAGAAAAAAAAGAAGAAAATATAGAAGACATTAACAAAAAAATTGATAGTTTAAAATTACAAATATCAGAAAGTAAGAAACAAATCAATGATATTGAATTACGTAAATTAGCAAATATAGAAAATATAAAAAAAAGCACAATAGAAAAAATCAAAATAATAAAAAAGATACAAACAGAACAATTTTTAAAACAAATTATTCCGATTATAGATTCTCTTGAAGACGCTTTAACAGTATCTAAGAAATTAAATTCTAATAATACAGTTTTAATAGAAGGAATTAAATTAACATTACAATCGTTTTTAGATACATTAAATAAATTAGATGTAACAATAGAAGGAAAAGAAGAAGAATTATTTGATTCTAATCTTCATGATGCTATTACAATAGAAAAATCTAACACCATTCCACCTAACCATATTATCTCTGTTAAAAAAAAGGGATTTATGCTGAAAAAAAAATTGCTACGAAAAGCACAAGTCATAGTTTCTAAAGAATAA